A region of Neovison vison isolate M4711 chromosome 7, ASM_NN_V1, whole genome shotgun sequence DNA encodes the following proteins:
- the BRSK2 gene encoding serine/threonine-protein kinase BRSK2 isoform X6, with protein sequence MFMKTKNICRYLVLEHVSGGELFDYLVKKGRLTPKEARKFFRQIISALDFCHSHSICHRDLKPENLLLDEKNNIRVADFGMASLQVGDSLLETSCGSPHYACPEVIRGEKYDGRKADVWSCGVILFALLVGALPFDDDNLRQLLEKVKRGVFHMPHFIPPDCQSLLRGMIEVDAARRLTLEHIQKHIWYIGGKNEPEPEQPIPRKVQIRSLPSLEDIDPDVLDSMHSLGCFRDRNKLLQDLLSEEENQEKMIYFLLLDRKERYPSHEDEDLPPRNEIDPPRKRVDSPMLNRHGKRRPERKSMEVLSVTDGGSPVPARRAIEMAQHGQSKAVFSKSLDIAEAHPQFSKEDRSRSISGASSGLSTSPLSSPRVTPHPSPRGSPLPTPKGTPVHTPKESPAGTPNPTPPSSPSVGGVPWRTRLNSIKNSFLGSPRFHRRKLQVPTPEEMSNLTPESSPELAKKSWFGNFINLEKEEQIFVVIKDKALSSIKADIVHAFLSIPSLSHSVISQTSFRAEYKATGGPAVFQKPVKFQVDITYTEGGAAHKENGIYSVTFTLLSGPSRRFKRVVETIQTQLLSTHDQPSAQHLSDTTNCMEMMTGRLSKCDEKNGQAAPAPSTAAKRSAHGPLGDAAAAGPGPGGDAACPPAPDPARTAPPAARREQP encoded by the exons atgtttatgaaaacaaaaaatatttgtag ATACCTGGTGCTAGAACACGTGTCTGGCGGGGAGCTCTTCGACTACCTTGTCAAGAAGGGGAGGCTGACCCCCAAAGAGGCCCGGAAGTTCTTCCGGCAGATCATCTCCGCGCTGGACTTCTGTCACAGCCACTCTATATG CCACAGGGATCTGAAGCCGGAAAACCTCCTGCTGGACGAGAAGAACAACATCCGGGTTGCTGACTTCGGGATGGCGTCGCTGCAGGTTGGCGACAGTCTGCTGGAGACCAGCTGCGG ATCCCCCCACTACGCCTGCCCCGAGGTGATCCGG GGGGAGAAGTACGACGGGCGCAAGGCGGACGTGTGGAGCTGCGGCGTCATCCTCTTCGCCCTGCTGGTG GGGGCTCTGCCCTTCGACGACGACAACCTGCGGCAGCTGCTGGAGAAGGTGAAGCGCGGCGTGTTCCACATGCCCCATTTCATCCCGCCCGACTGCCAGAGCCTGCTGCGCGGCATGATCGAGGTGGACGCCGCCCGGCGCCTCACG CTAGAGCACATTCAGAAACACATATGGTATAT AGGGGGCAAGAACGAGCCGGAGCCAGAGCAGCCCATCCCCCGCAAGGTGCAGATCCGCTCGCTGCCCAGCCTGGAGGACATCGACCCCGACGTGCTAGACAGCATGCACTCGCTGGGCTGCTTCCGGGACCGCAACAAGCTTCTGCAGGACCTGCTGTCCGAGGA gGAGAACCAGGAGAAGATGAtttatttccttctcctggaccGGAAAGAAAGGTACCCGAGCCACGAGGACGAGGACCTGCCCCCCCGAAATGAAATAG ACCCTCCCCGGAAGCGTGTGGACTCCCCGATGCTGAACCGCCACGGCAAGCGGCGGCCTGAACGCAAGTCCATGGAGGTGCTCAGCGTGACGGACGGCGGCTCCCCGGTGCCCGCGCGGAGGGCCATCGAGATGGCCCAGCATGGCCAGAG TAAAGCAGTGTTCAGTAAAAGCCTGGATATCGCTGAAGCCCACCCCCAATTCAGCAAAGAAGACAG GTCCAGGTCCATCAGTGGCGCTTCCTCGGGCCTGTCCACCAGCCCGCTGAGCAGCCCCCGG GTGACCCCTCACCCCTCTCCAAGGGGtagtcccctccccacccctaagGGGACGCCCGTGCATACGCCCAAGGAGAGCCCGGCCGGCACGCCGAACCCCACGCCCCCGTCCAGCCCCAGCGTCGGAGGGGTGCCCTGGAGGACGCGGCTCAACTCCATCAAGAACAGCTTCCTGGGGTCGCCCCGCTTCCACCGCCGGAAACTGCAAG TTCCGACACCCGAGGAGATGTCCAACCTGACCCCGGAGTCGTCTCCAGA gctcgCCAAGAAGTCCTGGTTTGGGAACTTTATCAacctggagaaggaggagcagatcTTTGTGGTCATCAAGGACAAAGCCCTGAGCTCCATCAAAGCAGACATCGTTCACGCCTTCCTGTCG ATCCCCAGCCTCAGCCACAGCGTCATCTCCCAGACGAGCTTCCGGGCGGAGTATAAGGCGACCGGGGGCCCGGCCGTGTTCCAGAAGCCGGTCAAATTCCAAGTGGACATCACCTACACCGAGGGCGGGGCGGCGCACAAGGAGAACGGCATCTACTCCGTCACGTTCACGCTCCTGTCAG GCCCCAGCCGCCGTTTCAAGAGGGTCGTGGAGACCATTCAGACCCAGTTACTGAGCACACATGACCAGCCCTCCGCCCAGCACTTGTCAG ACACCACTAACTGTATGGAAATGATGACGGGGAGGCTTTCCAAATGTG ACGAGAAGAACGGGCAGGCGGCCCCGGCCCCCAGCACGGCCGCCAAGCGGAGTGCCCACGGCCCCCTCGGTGACGCCGCGGCCGCCGGCCCGGGCCCTGGAGGGGACGCCGCGTGCCCGCCGGCCCCGGACCCGGCCCGGAcggcgccgcccgccgcccgccgcgaGCAGCCTTAG
- the BRSK2 gene encoding serine/threonine-protein kinase BRSK2 isoform X7, with protein MFMKTKNICRYLVLEHVSGGELFDYLVKKGRLTPKEARKFFRQIISALDFCHSHSICHRDLKPENLLLDEKNNIRVADFGMASLQVGDSLLETSCGSPHYACPEVIRGEKYDGRKADVWSCGVILFALLVGALPFDDDNLRQLLEKVKRGVFHMPHFIPPDCQSLLRGMIEVDAARRLTLEHIQKHIWYIGGKNEPEPEQPIPRKVQIRSLPSLEDIDPDVLDSMHSLGCFRDRNKLLQDLLSEEENQEKMIYFLLLDRKERYPSHEDEDLPPRNEIDPPRKRVDSPMLNRHGKRRPERKSMEVLSVTDGGSPVPARRAIEMAQHGQRSRSISGASSGLSTSPLSSPRVTPHPSPRGSPLPTPKGTPVHTPKESPAGTPNPTPPSSPSVGGVPWRTRLNSIKNSFLGSPRFHRRKLQVPTPEEMSNLTPESSPELAKKSWFGNFINLEKEEQIFVVIKDKALSSIKADIVHAFLSIPSLSHSVISQTSFRAEYKATGGPAVFQKPVKFQVDITYTEGGAAHKENGIYSVTFTLLSGPSRRFKRVVETIQTQLLSTHDQPSAQHLSDTTNCMEMMTGRLSKCDEKNGQAAPAPSTAAKRSAHGPLGDAAAAGPGPGGDAACPPAPDPARTAPPAARREQP; from the exons atgtttatgaaaacaaaaaatatttgtag ATACCTGGTGCTAGAACACGTGTCTGGCGGGGAGCTCTTCGACTACCTTGTCAAGAAGGGGAGGCTGACCCCCAAAGAGGCCCGGAAGTTCTTCCGGCAGATCATCTCCGCGCTGGACTTCTGTCACAGCCACTCTATATG CCACAGGGATCTGAAGCCGGAAAACCTCCTGCTGGACGAGAAGAACAACATCCGGGTTGCTGACTTCGGGATGGCGTCGCTGCAGGTTGGCGACAGTCTGCTGGAGACCAGCTGCGG ATCCCCCCACTACGCCTGCCCCGAGGTGATCCGG GGGGAGAAGTACGACGGGCGCAAGGCGGACGTGTGGAGCTGCGGCGTCATCCTCTTCGCCCTGCTGGTG GGGGCTCTGCCCTTCGACGACGACAACCTGCGGCAGCTGCTGGAGAAGGTGAAGCGCGGCGTGTTCCACATGCCCCATTTCATCCCGCCCGACTGCCAGAGCCTGCTGCGCGGCATGATCGAGGTGGACGCCGCCCGGCGCCTCACG CTAGAGCACATTCAGAAACACATATGGTATAT AGGGGGCAAGAACGAGCCGGAGCCAGAGCAGCCCATCCCCCGCAAGGTGCAGATCCGCTCGCTGCCCAGCCTGGAGGACATCGACCCCGACGTGCTAGACAGCATGCACTCGCTGGGCTGCTTCCGGGACCGCAACAAGCTTCTGCAGGACCTGCTGTCCGAGGA gGAGAACCAGGAGAAGATGAtttatttccttctcctggaccGGAAAGAAAGGTACCCGAGCCACGAGGACGAGGACCTGCCCCCCCGAAATGAAATAG ACCCTCCCCGGAAGCGTGTGGACTCCCCGATGCTGAACCGCCACGGCAAGCGGCGGCCTGAACGCAAGTCCATGGAGGTGCTCAGCGTGACGGACGGCGGCTCCCCGGTGCCCGCGCGGAGGGCCATCGAGATGGCCCAGCATGGCCAGAG GTCCAGGTCCATCAGTGGCGCTTCCTCGGGCCTGTCCACCAGCCCGCTGAGCAGCCCCCGG GTGACCCCTCACCCCTCTCCAAGGGGtagtcccctccccacccctaagGGGACGCCCGTGCATACGCCCAAGGAGAGCCCGGCCGGCACGCCGAACCCCACGCCCCCGTCCAGCCCCAGCGTCGGAGGGGTGCCCTGGAGGACGCGGCTCAACTCCATCAAGAACAGCTTCCTGGGGTCGCCCCGCTTCCACCGCCGGAAACTGCAAG TTCCGACACCCGAGGAGATGTCCAACCTGACCCCGGAGTCGTCTCCAGA gctcgCCAAGAAGTCCTGGTTTGGGAACTTTATCAacctggagaaggaggagcagatcTTTGTGGTCATCAAGGACAAAGCCCTGAGCTCCATCAAAGCAGACATCGTTCACGCCTTCCTGTCG ATCCCCAGCCTCAGCCACAGCGTCATCTCCCAGACGAGCTTCCGGGCGGAGTATAAGGCGACCGGGGGCCCGGCCGTGTTCCAGAAGCCGGTCAAATTCCAAGTGGACATCACCTACACCGAGGGCGGGGCGGCGCACAAGGAGAACGGCATCTACTCCGTCACGTTCACGCTCCTGTCAG GCCCCAGCCGCCGTTTCAAGAGGGTCGTGGAGACCATTCAGACCCAGTTACTGAGCACACATGACCAGCCCTCCGCCCAGCACTTGTCAG ACACCACTAACTGTATGGAAATGATGACGGGGAGGCTTTCCAAATGTG ACGAGAAGAACGGGCAGGCGGCCCCGGCCCCCAGCACGGCCGCCAAGCGGAGTGCCCACGGCCCCCTCGGTGACGCCGCGGCCGCCGGCCCGGGCCCTGGAGGGGACGCCGCGTGCCCGCCGGCCCCGGACCCGGCCCGGAcggcgccgcccgccgcccgccgcgaGCAGCCTTAG